The genomic stretch CCCCCGGTGTGCCGTGCCCGTGTCCCCGCCCGTCTCGTGCGGAGGCCGGCCGTTGGCCTTGTGCGTGTGGTGGGTGTGCTTGGCGTGGGTGCGCAGGCGGGCTGTGACGTCCTCCGGGGGCAGGAAGCGGGACCAGCGCTCGGGGAACTCGGAGGGCATGTCGGGGTCGTCGGGGTCGGCCTCGCGGGCGGCGGCGGCCCGGGCGACATACTCGACGACCTGGGCCTCGCGGATCCGCTCGTTCGCGGCGCGGGCGGCGGCCGTGGTGGCGGCGGGCCAGACCCGGTCGATGGCGGCGTTGACCGCCGCGCCGACGAGGACGGCGAAGGCGGACACACCGATCCACAGCAGGACGGCGACTGATGCGGCCAGGGAGCCGTAGATCGTGGCGCCCTCGATGGTGTGCACGAGGTAGATCCGCAGCAGGAAGCTGCCGAGGACCCACATGGCCAGGGCGACCAGGGCGCCGGGGACGTCCTCGATCCACGGGGAGCGGACCGGCACGGACACGTGGTACAGGGTGGTCAGGAAGGCGATGGACAGGACGATGACGACCGGCCAGTACAGGACCTGCACCACCGTCTCCGACCAGGGAACCACCCGGACCACGGCGTCCGGGCCGGCCACCATCAGGGGCAGCGCCACCGAGCCGACCAGCAGTGCCACGATGAACAGCAGGAAGGACATCATCCGGGTCTTGACGATGCCGCGGACGCCGTCGAGGCCGTACATGACGGTGATGGTGTCGATGAAGACGTTCACCGCGCGTGATCCGGACCAGAGGGCGAAGACGAACCCGATGGAGATGACGTCGGGCCGGGTCCTCAGCACGTCGTGCAGGATCGGCTCGGCGATCTCCTTCACGCCCTTGTCGGACAGGACCGTCCGCGAGGCGTCGAGGATGTTGGTCTCCAGGCTCTGGATGGTG from Streptomyces roseochromogenus subsp. oscitans DS 12.976 encodes the following:
- a CDS encoding YihY/virulence factor BrkB family protein, translating into MQPASEPPEPPTGRLHRARALYRNVSKRRTAWLLLKDTVNSCVEYRILGLAAEAAFFTLLSVPPLLLCLIGLLAYVDSWTGAHTIQSLETNILDASRTVLSDKGVKEIAEPILHDVLRTRPDVISIGFVFALWSGSRAVNVFIDTITVMYGLDGVRGIVKTRMMSFLLFIVALLVGSVALPLMVAGPDAVVRVVPWSETVVQVLYWPVVIVLSIAFLTTLYHVSVPVRSPWIEDVPGALVALAMWVLGSFLLRIYLVHTIEGATIYGSLAASVAVLLWIGVSAFAVLVGAAVNAAIDRVWPAATTAAARAANERIREAQVVEYVARAAAAREADPDDPDMPSEFPERWSRFLPPEDVTARLRTHAKHTHHTHKANGRPPHETGGDTGTAHRGK